Below is a genomic region from Biomphalaria glabrata chromosome 3, xgBioGlab47.1, whole genome shotgun sequence.
agccgacgcaaatcgccccaggccagcgctagacgagcggtcaaccgtgacgagttacgacgatcggccgaaacgagttaacaacatgaaggttcgagtaggatcggcgtcgtgaacagagctcaggagcgtcccagaatggtcgagcgacgttctgtccggttctagaaggccagtagggaccctatataaagagcggaggtgtcgcagtcaagacggttcagaaagcgggttcacggcaggggttcagagcccggttcactacagtccggtcgactacagcacagttcagcggtgtggttctgtacggagcattacgacggttcagtgcggagtactgtcaagtacagttgagacggctggcgtcttgatcttggtctgcgatcgagtccgacacaacgagcctagtgtgtgaagtcagtcctgaactgttgaacccagtgcaagcccggaacgagacggagaggccagtgcaagagttgatactacggaacggtgttatcggagagatatttgcacagtgtacgtgttgccaattgtacagtattggctgttatttattcaactattaaatgtgttacgttactttggagccctgagttgtcaagttctttacgttggtggtgtatggtgcagtttgcagagagcctggatagtgagattcgtaacaatatgttggTATTCGGATGCTCGCTGTgcagtatataaaaaaataacttataaATCTTAAATTTACAAAGAATAAAATTTTACCTTAGATTGATAAAATATTCAATCTCAGTCTTTGGTACAATTCACTTTATGAAAATATTGTTTTCCTGTCAGAGACGTACCTGCCTATATTGCTTTTAATGTAGACTTTCTTGCAACACATgacacagtaaaacaaagatttattttgtttaggttTCTGGAATAGTTccagatgttttaaaaaaatgtaaccaaaTTTCCGTTACGAAAAGCTGAACTTTTGAAAAACTAATAGtacacataaaacaagaaaacgctttCTGTAGGAAGTAGACTTATAcctgatatatatatacgcaAGGGAATCTAATCAAAGAACACATCAAAAAGTTTACGTTTGACGTTTATAGTGGTGTAACGTGCCCTGCACATGTATGAGAGTTACATCATCGATACTCTTTTTATTCGAAATGATTACGAATATGTCAATgtatgtaaacacacacacacacacacatgttgaGGCATACACATTATATGGAGCTAGGGGATGGTGGTGGGATCAGATGGAGAGTTAAATACACCTTCCAGGTAACAGATGGCCTGTTCAACTTAATAAAGTAACCTGATAGCGAACGTGACGGTACCATAATTAAAGCAGGCGGACCTGGACAACACGCGTTGTGTTCCTGGCAGTTTTTAACCTCCTGATCACTCGTGCGTTGAGGACggtttcaaaaacaaaacaaaacaagaaacacaAAAAATAGTCAAAGATTTTCCACGTCAGGAAGAGGAACACGGTGTAGAGGAAagaagcaaaatacaaaaaaaaatactttttaaaacaacaaagcttgtaCTAAGTATAATTCtcaaactggtccacaaaagtgattggaccatgtTGCATTGAGCATGCTACAATCttgaaagttgcgctaaacaaaacaataaatttaacaaatttcCAATCACACAAATTTTTATTGTCAGTCTAGTTGTATTAAAACTTAATTTCACGATtaattcaaaatatttgaatCGATTTCATTAGGTAGGCCTATATGctttatgaaattattttacttgtttataaATCTTAAGTAGATTGCtaaatgcctggtcgtgcggtatgcgcgctggactttcgttcagtcgtctcgatggtcttgGGTTCttaccctgcccgctcccatcccccgttgtcttGCTGGAagtttggattaggaagtagattatcttcaactctgaaggaacatccgaaacatgttaaaaaaaaaaaattaaaaaatttacaaacaGATGTAAAAAATTCATGGGAAGGAGGGGAcaatctttaaattttttaaatcatttttttaaatcaattacttcccttttttttcaaatttatcttttaaaagtttAGTAGACCTATTAGTTGAGCAGCGTTGTTGAGCTTGCTGagaagactatatatatatctgtttgtaaattttttaatttttttttttacaagaaatgTAAGAGTGCACGTGAATGAAAGAAATGTAACGTTATTTATTTCCCACAATCTCAGCCATTGAAATTATACACGaacatacatttataaaaataaaacctgcAATTTTATATGCAATAAatctaaagaaacaaaatatattatatttgttttatttagcacTTGTTTCATTTTGAACAATATAAACCCTCCACCTCAGGAGCTCCTTGCACTAGAGAAATGTTTTCAAATTCCAGTAGGCCCCTACCCAATCAATACCTAATTATTTTGATTATCAATACAAACTAGCGAAAtctgcacacacaaaaattaaagataaaaaaaaaataaagtgtgaAGTACGAGACGAGTCTAGCTGATCTtacttctttatttaaaaatgtaggctAGTTCATTAAGCACGTATTATTCAGGGCCAATAATTCACTGATTCATTTAGCATATATGCGTTTGCACTTGCTTTCATTTCTGCCTTTTCCCGCCCAAAAGTTGTAATCAGACAATCGGTAAGGCTTATTTGGAACTTTATTGCACATCTGCAGAAATTTGGCAATGTCTATCAGTGTGATCTCGTTGGTCATCACTATGATGTCTCCCAGGAATTCAAATTCTAGGAACGGCATGTAGTCATAAGTGACAGTAATGACCTCGGTATGAGCGTTGAGACAGCAAGTATAGGCTAGGATGAACATGTCAACATCCTGGTGAGGTGAAGAAAAGTCGAGCAGACGAGGAGCCTCATAGCAAGAGTTAGTGTTCTCCAATGTCTGGTTGAGCGTGCTGCAGAAGATCCTCAAATTTTCATAACCGGCGTCCGCACGCTGGATATTCAATGTGAGTGCTACAAACAACAAGACTGTACACAGCATCTGGAAATTGAAAATGGGTGGAAAGTCAACAATGTAGTATAATGTGGTATCAATCATTTAAATTTAAGGAAGGCTTATTAGGAAATAAAGTTGGTAGTGATGCCAATCAGCAGTCAATGCATGTTTCTCATTCATGGATGCACATAAAATTCGACAAAGGTTCTAATTCAAAATACCTCGTAGATCAGTacatttattacaaataaaaaaaataaataacaggaTAGTCGGTTCTGAAATCTGAATGTACCATTATATAATAACAACATTATACAGAAAAATAGGCTCTATCCTTTTTTATAACGTTACTATATGACCAATAATAAATACTATAATAATtgtgtgttttatattattatagaattatgttttttttccttctatgtTTTCATTACAATAATTAACAATTTATATTCTACAAGCAGATCCCCGCGCTTCAGTTGAAAACCCTTAATATAGATGAGTGTGGAAGGTGCCAAGCTATCATTGTCAACCTGCAAAGAATTAATGGTctgaaagaagaaagaaaagctgaattctttcaaaatgtgataaaatagtTCCATTCTTAGCATACTTTGGAAACAAATTTGCCTGTAAAGGGAATAAAACACTATAAATCATTATTCATTATGACCATAAATCATTGCCAGACAAAGAACGGCAGCATTCTCACATATTCCAGAGAAATCTATCACAGAGACTTAAtgtgtgaatattttttttacagaattcTTGTAACTTTTTTTCTAGCTTTcaactttttgtattttatgtgtttgaatcatagactatatattacatggactgccaactctacgcactaagcctatatttttcaataaacaagtccCGTTCacggaggcgtccttggttgcgtggtaaattgacttccggtagattttttttttacgtataaagaaaccattctcgaagatttttaccaccacttttacagcaaatcatgaatggaaactgaattgttaaagaagatgttacagaggtaagtgtgcacaaatcaatttctgacttagatctataactgtaaagctttatagctgattttcttagccaatatagactaattagccaaGCTTGTAGttcgtgtattttcttgtttacgacattgattGAACTGAGGTTCTTGTGAGagcatagcctatatatatatatatatatatatatatatatatatatatatatataaaccaaatagtaAGACTTATTCAGAAGGATAACCcggtaaatttagatctatatgctctTACTATAATAGGCTAAAATGACCTTTCGTTTAtaagttgtaaaaaagtcctatattatgtgtaggcctaaagtaaaagtaataagtctagatgtaaagtTTTCTCCGagttgaaaaatgtaagaaaagtaTGTTTGGCATTTAGATGCTGTCgttgataaaatagaaaaagtacattctgtgatgttttatggcaagttattataacacagtgcaggacaggccactgtcctgttgcctcatgtttctcacggctatggccaaatttcgaatcctggtgccCCCGTGCCTCattttctgtttgactgccccagacttgctgatctccgtctcaacaggacagaaccaaaaattctcgatctgtatggtgacatgtatgcactacgcaatacagcagggtttctgtccagggcttttgcaagagaagatttgagcctctcaagccctcactcaaatgaagTTTGATGATGTTGACTTTTTATGCCCTTTTTTCTGTCTTGGTGAGAGTTATTGTAAGACTGTAAGACTGAACTATTGATCTGCAGCTGTCGAAGCTGACTAGCCTTTGTAATAATTACTGCGAAAGGTAGTGAGAGCAGCATCGTCGTCAAACATCAGTTCCCTAATCAGGTTATGTAGTTTCCTCGTTTTGGTCAAGCCAGTTTAAGAAGCCTTCCATCcgatctactgtggatatatagGGCCTACTCCATCTTCCAAGGCGCTATGAGAGTACAGACGAAACAATTCCGAATAGTGTTGATGGCCAAAACCCATCCTTGTTTTACCCTGCTCTTGATAGATAATACCGGTACCTAAAAGTCTTAGAGGAAGAACTGTCAAACTTTACAGTTCATATCATGTGAAGCTAACAGTAGTTTCAATAGCTTATTTGGACAGACAATTTTCACTAGTAAAAACCACTTCTGCTTAGTGTGAGCATATTGCTAAATGaagttcatatttctattactttctactcaagtcacccaagagaaattttatttaaagcgaaaactttttataatgcatttttcgttgttttttgtttttttttacttaaggagCATACTACTTCCACAAACCTGATTTGATTGTCACTAACTTTCAAATTGAAAGGGATCTACTAcaagtgagatttttttttactttctccaataacattgtgttatcaatacatgtatcactttaaattgtaattgtgaaataataggtaaaaaatctccttaagtacatgttatatttaatcctatgcataaaatttatttacatgaaaaaaaatcattaaagcaggcctaattgtagagaaaaaattatttcttgtgattgcattgaaatcaactttaaagatgctgtccattgttgtaacataaagtagtcttacattttttaattagcaaatatatatatttataacatgtctaaactagtttgaatttcttttctttttttctcagctgctcatgaatttcgagattttacAGGTAATAGAGGAACAAATTTTATCTGCTTCCACTTAGCCAAACAGCATGGAAATATGCTATTGTAATGAGTAGAAGATATTTGTCATTTAGAGTATCATGCAACAGCTAATTATCAGTCCACACATTTCAAGATGAGGAAAAGAACAGTATAAGCTACATTCATTGATgcattatttatacaaaaatgtatagtcaacccagtcatcactccatttttttatgaagcCAGTTACAGTTACCATGAAGGGATGAAATTTCAGATAATATTCtgtttatttcatgaaatgagaataggcctacatcagaaaTTGAGATGGTCATCTtcagtatttaatgtttcatctaaaaatgataattatattaatacatatttgatgtacaaacaaatgaaaaccattcaaacacttttttttgtgaagtataGATGATTAAACTTGTAAGTGTCTGAACAATACTACATCgacattaacttattattatagacttTTTACAGGAATGTATCTTAAGCTGgactgaaagagaaagttgctataatttaaataataaaatttaatagtcTGAACATGCaactaaaaattgaataatgctaacatttattgacaagtgaatattggtaatgatgtgctttctattttaataagtcaataatattagtaagaacaatattatcttcactttcttaatattataaacacaatatttcctgaaaagatttttttaaattatagaaataatgcTCAAGTCTTCAGAAATGGTAGTTTTCAGAATCATCAAATCAAGGACAACATAGTATTCATGAACTTCCAGCTATCAGCAAGCTCCTAGTAGGTATTATGGAGCACATTCTCCTTCAACTCAGAGGATCACAGGCACTGGACAAATTTTAGTACTGTTGATGGAATAGAAACAACATACATTAAATTCATAACAAGTCACCAATTCAATCTTAGTTTCATATAGTACCAAACTTCCATATGTTCAAGTCCTTTACGGATAAAATCAATTCTGAAAACATCTAACAAAACAGTtccttaaaaagtatattaggaGTATAGTAAAGTATATTAGAGGTTTTACACAAAAATGCTATGGGAACATattatgaaactaaaatattacaaaaaaaaggaatagtataataataacaatatttaatctttgacattatattcagtaatattatgaaaatttaatgaatgattaaatgcacttgaaagtgaagggaacagatttttaaaaaaattcaggaaattttctgcacaagcatgctgaggtaacccaaataaagagagtcattgaatattgtactgagtgtttgaaacataattttttactgcatacattacattataaacatatctttgcaaatttaaagggagaatttgaagacagcttttattctttttgcactaagataaaagtattaaattttaagctgCCCTACTTACTGGAAGGAGGCCtggtggcttagcggtaaagcgcttggcttccgaaccagggaccggggttcaaatcctggtgtagactggaatttttaatttgagtctgagtccactcagctctaatgggtacctgccattagttggggaaagtaatggcggttggtcactgtgctggccacatgacaccctcgttaaccgtaggcaacagaatggtcagaaacagataatctttacatcatctgccctatcgatcacaaggtctggaagggaaactttacttttttttttacttactggaAGTTTCGTAGGAAGAGTTTCTGGCATAACAAGTGAGTTTTGTGGCATTCATCCTATTGATAAACTCTTAGAAATAAGAAAACATCATTTCTTCTTGAAATATACATCTgcagaaaagaaaagaacaattgcttttaatgtgagcaataataaaattctaattaaatttaaaaaatctccaaaatatttatagtgacttagttcaaagaattatgtaaagactttctttaagcattttctCAACTCATCTGACATCCTTTTCCACCAAGATAACTGGTTAATCTGTACTTCTAATTGAGAATTGttgcataatatatttaattcttatgCAAGAAAGTATAATTTGAAGGAAAACACCTTGGATAACaaaagagtggtattggcctGCATGAGAAAATTATCACTTTAGAAATACCCTGCACAGGCTGGAGGGaatataatatgttttatttacaacataacaacaatattgtgtaa
It encodes:
- the LOC106056944 gene encoding uncharacterized protein LOC106056944 isoform X1, encoding MYNVFFYWKEPTKMLCTVLLFVALTLNIQRADAGYENLRIFCSTLNQTLENTNSCYEAPRLLDFSSPHQDVDMFILAYTCCLNAHTEVITVTYDYMPFLEFEFLGDIIVMTNEITLIDIAKFLQMCNKVPNKPYRLSDYNFWAGKGRNESKCKRIYAK
- the LOC106056944 gene encoding uncharacterized protein LOC106056944 isoform X2, which encodes MSKLMLCTVLLFVALTLNIQRADAGYENLRIFCSTLNQTLENTNSCYEAPRLLDFSSPHQDVDMFILAYTCCLNAHTEVITVTYDYMPFLEFEFLGDIIVMTNEITLIDIAKFLQMCNKVPNKPYRLSDYNFWAGKGRNESKCKRIYAK